The Syngnathus typhle isolate RoL2023-S1 ecotype Sweden linkage group LG3, RoL_Styp_1.0, whole genome shotgun sequence genome window below encodes:
- the LOC133150858 gene encoding golgin subfamily A member 7B-like, which translates to MATEFHNLQELRHSASLANKVFIQRDYSEGTTCRFQTKFPSELESRIERTLFEDTVKTLNNFYAEAEKIGGQSYLEGCLACATAYLIFLCMETRYEKVLKKISKYIQEQNEKIYAPRGLLITDPIERGMRVIEISIYEDRGSSGCSSGSSSVSSSTAR; encoded by the exons ATGGCGACTGAG TTCCACAATTTACAGGAGTTGAGGCACAGTGCATCCCTGGCCAACAAAGTCTTCATCCAGAGGGACTACAGTGAGGGAACCACTTGCAGATTCCAGACCAAGTTCCCTTCTGAGCTGGAGAGCAGG ATTGAGCGGACTTTATTCGAGGACACTGTGAAGACGCTCAACAACTTCTACGCAGAAGCAGAAAAGATCGGAGGGCAGTCTTACTTGGAAGGCTGTCTGGCCTGTGCCACAGCATATCTTATCTTCCTCTGCATGGAGACACGCTATGAAAAG GTGTTGAAGAAAATTTCCAAGTACATTCAGGAGCAGAATGAAAAGATCTATGCTCCGAGGGGTCTGCTCATCACCGATCCCATAGAGAGGGGAATGCGAGTT ATTGAGATTTCCATCTACGAAGACAGAGGCTCCAGCGGTTGCAGCTCGGGGAGCAGCTCTGTGTCCAGCAGCACAGCTCGATGA